In Desulfosudis oleivorans Hxd3, the DNA window GGCCAGCCAGTCTAAAGCCGTGAACACCTTGAGGTCACGGCCGTCTTTGGATTGATAGATGACTTTGGCCTTCCGTCGGATGCGGTTGATGCCGGAAGATATTGCATCCGCTCTTGGGAAAAGGCCGTCCGGATAATGTAGCGGGCCAGATTTTTGATGCTATTTGTTTTTTTTCCGGCAAATTTTCGATCGGTATTGCCCTGTACGTCCTGCCGCCTCACTCCCGCGCAATATAACCCCCATGCGACGACTTCTTCTCCTGGATGGGCTTGTGCAGGGTCACCTTTCGGCCGTCATTGACACCGGCATGATACACACCGGTGGCATGCACGCCGCCCCCGTAACAGGTGCGGATCCTGGGGTTCAAATATCGATAATACCCGGTCAGGCGGGGATCGCCCTGCCACACCAGGGCCTGTATCTCCTGGATCGCCCGCTCCTGCTTTTCCAGCTTCCGGTAGAAGCCGTCAAGCACCCCCGCGAAATATCGCTGGCGCTGTTGGTGACCCGGAACCTTATTGACCGTCCTGTATTGCGTCCACAGGGCTTCCATCACCATCCACAGGTAGTCATACACATAGTGCGCCATTTCAAGGCTGGACGGGGTCCCGTAGACCATCAGAACCGTTCCCGCCTTGTCCTGCAGGGCATCGTAGGTGTGCTGCCACAGCACCTCCACGAAGAAAAAGCGCCCCAGCAGGGAGGCCATTCTCAGCTCCGCGGAGGTATGCCTGGCCTTTATCGTTCCCAGCGTCCGGGAGAAGAAGTCGCGCTCACAATCCAGCGCCACCCGGTCGAGGTTATACTTGAGCATGAGTTCACGGGCCTTCTGCATCGCCAGCTGGGCCTCGTTCTCGTTGGGGCTGGCCGCCAAGGAAAGGACCTTCTTCAGGCGCCGCAAGGCCCGGCCCTCCTCCTGCGGCACGCCCTGGTCAGACGACTTATGCCCGCATCGAAGTTTTTGACAGGCCGCTTTAAATGCCGGTCCGTGGGCGCTTTCACCCACCGGCCGCAGGACTTCGTCCACGTACTGATGGGCCATCTCGTGGCGCAGGGTGTCCATAACCCGGAACCAGTCGTCCGCCTCGATATGAAACAGGGACAGCGTCAGTGTCCTGTTGGCCGCGTCCCATTGCCCCAATACGGCCTTAAGCGACGACAACCGGATCACGGGCCGTTTCAGGCCTCCCTTCAAATAGAGGGAATTGTAGTAGTCCCACCACTGGTAGAGGTGCCTGTTCCATGCCCCGTAGAGCTGATAACGCGTGTCATCCGAGTTGTTCATGCAGGTGTGACCCTGTTTATTGAAGGTATTTATGTATGAAAGAAAAGCCTTATTGTAATTCCACTGGCAGTTTAACAACTTCAATATGATAATACAGCAATTAATATACTGTCTCTGTTTTGTGCCGCGTTCGATTTCCAGAAATCTGGAATACAGCTCCACTTTCCCGCTGGGGGGCAAAGCCCCGTTTTTCTTGCGGGAAGGAAGACAGCACAAAATAATCCCTGAACAGGCGGGCCATACGCTTCATGCCACGGCGTTCAAAAAATTCCCGGGTTTTCTGGTGTTAGCGGAACAAAGCAATCAGATCGGTTATGATGGGGAATAAGGACCGAGGAAGCGTTCGCCATCAAAATGAATGAGATGCGAGGGGGCATCGGCCACCCACACTTCTGTTTCCCATGCGATATCAGCCAGGTAACGGGCCATGACGGCACGGTTTGGAAAAGCAGTTACATACACCAGCCCGGCCTTTGCTCCGGCAAACAGTCGCGTCAATTCAGCGTGCCGCTTGCCGTCAACCGGTCCGTGACTGGTGACTGATTCAACCATCAACAACCAGTTCTTTTTTGAATAATGCAACACCACGTCCGGCATTTTCCCATGAGCGTCAACGTCAACGCCCAAAGCGGACAGTAGCGGGGCATCGAAGTAGCCCCACTTGTCGCCGGTGTCACCGGCATATACCAGTATGCTGCCGGGCGCGAAACGAGAAGCAAAGTCTTCAACGATGGCTCGGATCAATTCGTTGTGTTCCCCGGGGCTCAGGGTTATTCGTTTTCCCGGCGCGATCTGTACCGGGATGCGGTTTTGTTCCCGCGCCATGGCATAACGCGCGGCCAGCGTTTCCCGTTCATCCAAATAAGACGCCAGATTCCTGTTCCATTTCCGAGTGCCAAAACTGCGAAGCAAGGCCAACGTAGCCGGCTCTATTTGATAAACGGCTTTGGGGCTGTTTACCGGTCGATCGGGTTGATCGGGGTTGTAAAGCGCGATTCCGGCATCCACAAACTGATGCATGGACTGCCGTCGGACCGTCTCCCGGGTGTTGGGTGCATAGTCTTTCCCGTAGTGTTTGCGGGCCCAGTCCATTATCGGCGTGATGCCGATAAGCGGATTTTCCGCCTTGGTCCAGGGCTTGCCCGGCGGAAGATTCAGGAGGGCCAGCAGGCAAAGCGCCGAGCGTTCGTTTTGTTGTGCCCTTGGCAGACCCAATGAAATTAGAATCTGTCGCGCGGCTTTAATATGGTCTTTTTTTCGTTTCATGTGGTTAAAGTCTCAAAATAATTATCAATCTTTTCCTGGGTAAGCGCCGGCTGTCTTATGGCCCATTCTCCGATGACGGTCAGTATTTTACGGCTCGGATACCTGATCGTTTTAAGGTCGGTGGCATTGACCTGGGTGTGGCCGTTGAAGCATCGGAATTGTTCATCAACGGCGGTGGTGTTCAGGAAAACGGCCAGTCCGTAGGCTAATACTTTTTGTAAGCCCTGCCTGTTTTCATGAAATACATTAAGATGGTTTTCGATCCCGATCAGCGGAGCATCACCGAACAACGAGGGCTCGATCACGCTGGCGACCACCCGACGCTTTTCTTCCTTTGATGAAAATCGACGGACCAGACAATAAAACCCGTTGGGATAAAGCCATTTTTTTGTATCTGAATTACAAAGTATGGCATTGGGTTTTTTCCCGGCCTTCGGCCATTCGGTCCCGCTGTCGGAAAAATGTCCCGGATAAAGCAAGGGCGCCGTACCGACCCCAGGCATCTCACGTAAATGCGCTTTTACCCGGAAATCGACTACAGGGCCGGTTGAAACCGTAAGACCGATATCGTCCAGCGACCAGCATACCATCGGGCATCTCTCGACAATA includes these proteins:
- a CDS encoding BsuBI/PstI family type II restriction endonuclease, which produces MKRKKDHIKAARQILISLGLPRAQQNERSALCLLALLNLPPGKPWTKAENPLIGITPIMDWARKHYGKDYAPNTRETVRRQSMHQFVDAGIALYNPDQPDRPVNSPKAVYQIEPATLALLRSFGTRKWNRNLASYLDERETLAARYAMAREQNRIPVQIAPGKRITLSPGEHNELIRAIVEDFASRFAPGSILVYAGDTGDKWGYFDAPLLSALGVDVDAHGKMPDVVLHYSKKNWLLMVESVTSHGPVDGKRHAELTRLFAGAKAGLVYVTAFPNRAVMARYLADIAWETEVWVADAPSHLIHFDGERFLGPYSPS
- a CDS encoding DUF2786 domain-containing protein, whose translation is MNNSDDTRYQLYGAWNRHLYQWWDYYNSLYLKGGLKRPVIRLSSLKAVLGQWDAANRTLTLSLFHIEADDWFRVMDTLRHEMAHQYVDEVLRPVGESAHGPAFKAACQKLRCGHKSSDQGVPQEEGRALRRLKKVLSLAASPNENEAQLAMQKARELMLKYNLDRVALDCERDFFSRTLGTIKARHTSAELRMASLLGRFFFVEVLWQHTYDALQDKAGTVLMVYGTPSSLEMAHYVYDYLWMVMEALWTQYRTVNKVPGHQQRQRYFAGVLDGFYRKLEKQERAIQEIQALVWQGDPRLTGYYRYLNPRIRTCYGGGVHATGVYHAGVNDGRKVTLHKPIQEKKSSHGGYIARE